CGTGATATTATCCGCATGGTAGAACGGCATCGTATTAAATATATTGAGAAAGAGGCGGGACAATTATTTTGTAGTGATTCATCTGGTGATATTATTAACATGCTTCACAGGGAATGCAATGATTACGGGGTTCGAATATACCTTAATTATAGGATAAAAGGTATAAAGAGGAATGAAAATGGACAGGGCTTCACCGTATCAACTGACAAGGGCGTGATGGATTCTCAATCTCTCGTAATTGCAACAGGGGGGCTGTCCTATCCGCAGTTAGGTGCAACTGGATTTGGATACGATATTGCAAGGCAATTTGGACTTAAGGTTACTACGGTAAAACCAGCCCTGGTCCCACTCATGTTTAATCCGGCAGATCAAAAAAGATATGGCAGGCTCAGCGGCATTTCTCTAAGAGCTGAAGTTGGCTATAAAAAGATGAGTTTTTCAGGGGACATTCTTTTCACACACAGGGGACTGAGCGGTCCGGCTATCCTGCAAATATCGTCATTATGGGAAAAGGGGGGCAATATCAGTATTAATCTGTTGCCGCAACTGGATCTGGTTGAATACTTAATGACAGAGCACCGTCGCAGGGTTGAAATGAAGAATCTGCTTTCCGGCCTGCTGCCAGGACGATTTGCACAGATATTATGTGAGTCTTATATTGAGTCAAGGCCTCTTAATCAATTTTCGGAGAAGGAATTAAAATCCATTGCCCATTTACTTCAGAACTTGACAATACAACCTGCAGGGACTGAGGGTTATGGAAAAGCTGAGGTTACACTTGGTGGAGTGGATACAGCAGAGTTATCGTCAAAGACTATGGAGGCAAAGAATGTCCATGGCCTGTACTTTATTGGTGAAGTGGCAGATGTGACAGGACAGCTTGGCGGATACAATCTTCACTGGGCATGGGCCTCAGGTCATGCGGCAGGACAGTATGTATAGGAAGCGCAGGATAATCCTTGCATCCGCATCGCCAAGGAGAAAAGAGCTCCTTGAAAGGGCAGGATTGAAATT
This DNA window, taken from Nitrospirota bacterium, encodes the following:
- a CDS encoding NAD(P)/FAD-dependent oxidoreductase yields the protein MTTKIITDVMIIGAGASGLMCAIEAGKRKRSVIVIDHANKAGKKISISGGGRCNFTNLNISPGHYFSGNPDFCRSSLARFTSRDIIRMVERHRIKYIEKEAGQLFCSDSSGDIINMLHRECNDYGVRIYLNYRIKGIKRNENGQGFTVSTDKGVMDSQSLVIATGGLSYPQLGATGFGYDIARQFGLKVTTVKPALVPLMFNPADQKRYGRLSGISLRAEVGYKKMSFSGDILFTHRGLSGPAILQISSLWEKGGNISINLLPQLDLVEYLMTEHRRRVEMKNLLSGLLPGRFAQILCESYIESRPLNQFSEKELKSIAHLLQNLTIQPAGTEGYGKAEVTLGGVDTAELSSKTMEAKNVHGLYFIGEVADVTGQLGGYNLHWAWASGHAAGQYV